The DNA region AGCGGAGGAAATAGCGGACGTGGAGATCATGATGGCTCAGCTTAGGCACGTGGTTGGGGATACCCTCGTGGAGAGGGAGAAGGCGAGAAAGTTGGAGCGTATGCGGGGCTGGGTAGAAGGGGAATAGTGAAAGCCGCCGTGCGATCGGGGATGATCGAGCGGCGGCATTATCTGTGAGGAGGAGATGACCAGTATGGGACAGGTAGAACGGCTGACTAAAATAATCGAGCTGTTGATCCAGAGACATCCTCGGTCGGCTGATGTCTTGCTGGGGGTTGTACCTCCTCCGACCGACGATGAGTGGCTGGAGATGCTTCGCTCTTCTCCTGATGACCTGGGTGTCCGGGTTCGGACAGACCCATACACCGACAGGATACTCTCGGAGGTTATCAAACTGGATGAGATCCACCGGCTTATCGATGCTGCCGGTTGGGAGTCCATAACCGAGGCAGCCAGGTCGATAAAGGAGTTCTTCGCCGAGGACTGGAAGGTGTTTTGTCTCCATTGCCGCTTTGTTCGTGGAGAGTCCAGGATAAGCGACGCCTCTTCCCTCCAGAAAGTATCCCGCCGGGTGGGGCTATCTCCGAACACGGTATCTCGTAAACGCAAGGAGATACCGAGGAGGATAGCCCGTGACGCCCTCAGCGGGTTTCAGGCCGCCATGAAATGGTGACTATAGAACGCTTCATACTTACTCTCTAGGAGCGTTGATATTGCATGATATCGGCGTATGATGATAACGTGAAAGTCAGCTCGGGAGTGCAGGCCCGACTTACTCGATAGAGGCCTCGGCGCCCCAGCGTCGGGGCATTTTTTATGCCTTGAGGTTGGAGGGGTTAGGATATGTACGTTATCTGGTGTCGCAATGAGGGGCGTGGCGGGTTGCGTGTCGGTGTCTCCGACGCCAGATACCCCATTCCCTACATGGCGGATCCCATCACCATCTTCGAGCATTGCTACGTGCGCCTTATGCGGCGGTGGTTAGGGCGCAGGGCTAAGAGGGGATGGAGCCTAGAGCGCATGAGAGAGGCCTGTGGTGAGGTGATCTCATGACATGAGAGAGGTCACGTATTTCACTAAAGACGAGATCAGGAGGATACCTAAGATCCTCAGGTCTCGTGACCGGTCCGAAGAGGTGTCCCTGAGGGATTGCGCCCTGTTTATGGTGGGTATCAACTCGGCCCTGCGTGCCGGAGATCTCCTGGGTTTGAAGGTTGGGGATATCTTGGCTGGATCGGCCAAGAGGATACAGATCCGAAAGGAGATCATCCTTGTAGAGGGAAAGACGAAAAAGGAGCGTTGGATATATCTGCCAGATTCCGCGAGAGAGGCAGTTAAGGCTTACCTTAAAGTGCGTAAGGATCGCAGGGGGCTTTTGCCTGAACAACCGCTATGGATGTCCACCAGGGGGAAAGAGCCCAAGGCGATATCCTACGTCCAAGTTTACAGGACCCTCCGGTGGGCGGCACGAAGGGCCGGCGCAGATCTTCGTCTAAGGCATATCGGATGCCACTCTATGAGGAAGACCTATGGTCATTGGCTTTATTACAAGACGGAGGGGGAGCCCTTCACCTTGGCCGAACTCATGTTTATGTACGGTCACTCGTCAGAGCAAATTACCTTGAGATACCTGGGTATCACCGCCAGAGAGCTGAGGGAGAAGGCTCGGAATTCAGTGATTGAATAGCGGTCGTACAGTTAAATATAGGGGGTCTACACATAATGTTCCAGAGTTGGCGAAATTACGGTTAAAAACGAGAGGTGCGAAAGCGGAGCAAAGCCGGTGGGCGCAAGGCCTGAGAGGGTACGAATCTCTAACCACATTCCCTGTAGATATATTACATGAGTAAGGAAGTAGGGAATAAATTTAAAATCGCGCGAAGCATTGCAAACAGTGGGTCCTTCCCGAGGGGGGCGGCGCGGGTAAGGAAACCCCCCCCAACGAGCACGATTTGGCTAGACACTCCAAAATTGGAGCTCAGTCCAGTCCACTCGAACCGTCGTTTTTCTGAACTTTACAGGAGGTGAGGTTAGTTGAGTTATCAAGCTAAAAGGGATCTGTTAGACCAGCTGATCTCGGCCAAAGACGTGGCTCGGTTGCTGGGGGTGACCGAAAGCTGGGTACATAAGCTGGTCAAAAAGGGCTATATCTCAAAGACAGATACGGGCCGTTTCTCTCTAGGGGCCTCTGTCGGTGGGTATATCCAATACATCAAAACCGGGGAGTCTTCAAATCTAAGCCCTCAGGACATGATGAAGGAGAAGTTCCGACTGACGAAGGCTCAGGCCGATAAGGCAGAGATGGAGGTTCAGGAGCTGGAGAAGGAGCTTGTCCGTGTTGATGAGGTTCGGAGGGCGTGCAGTGATATGGTGTCCACCTTTCGGACGAAGGCTCTGGGACTGCCGTCGAAGGTGGCTCCTAAAGTCTTGGGCATGGCCTCTGTCGCTGAGGTTCAGGCTTGCCTAAAGCGAGAGGTTAATGAGGTTTTGCAGGAGCTGAGCGAATATGAGCCTTAGCGTTGTTGCAGATCTGATATGCGATGTGGCCAAGTCTGTTGCTCCACCTCCGGAGCTTACGGTCAGCCAGTGGGCAGACAAATATCGTCGTCTCTCTAGGGAGGCTTCGGCCGAGCCTGGGCAGTGGTCCACCGATAGGGCTCCGTATCAGAGGGAGATAATGGACGCTTTGTCTGATCCCTTGGTGGAGGGGGTTATCGTGATATGTGGCTCCCAGTCGGGCAAGACGGAGATAGTTCTTAATACCTTGGGATATCACATCCACTATGACCCAGCTCCTATATTGATACTCCAGCCGACTCAGAAGCCTATGGCGGAGGACTTTTCAAAGGACAGGGTTGCTCCGATGGTCAGGGATACGCCGGTTCTTAGGGGCAAGGTGAGATCCCCAAGGAGCAAGGACTCCAATAACACCATATTGCATAAGGCTTTTGACGGTGGCCATCTGACAATAGCAGGGGCAAATTCAGCGTCCTCTCTGGCTTCTAGGCCTATACGCATCCTTCTTGCTGATGAGATCGATCGCTATCCTCTGGCTGTTGGAGGCGAGGGAGATCCTCTGACCCTTGCGGAGCAGAGGACCACCAACTTCTGGAACCGAAAGAAGCTGTTCGTATCGACTCCTACGGTGAAGGGGATATCCCGTATAGAGGCTAGATATGCTCTGTCTAGCAGGGAAAGATGGTGTGTCCCATGTCCTGTGTGCGGAGATCTTCAGCCTTTGAGCTGGAAACAGGTTCGTTTTCCGGACGAAGAGTGGCTTTATCCCACCCATGAGTGCCGATCCTGCCATGTCAGGAGTAGCGAGCAGGCCTGGAAGTCGATGATGTCCAAGGGGGAATGGGTTGCGGATAACCCTGAGGCGAAGGAGAGAGGCTTTCACCTGAACCAGCTTTCCTCGCCATGGCGATCCTGGACCGAGATCATCGATCAGTTCAAACGAGCCAAGGCAGCCTTGGATGCTGGCGACGTCGAGCCCATGAAGGTCTTTATCAACACGGTCTTGGCCGAGACCTGGGAGGAGCGAGGCGAGGTAATAGAGCCGGATCGATTCATGGAGCGATGTGAGTTTTACTCTGCCGAGGTCCCCGAGGGTGGCGTGCTGCTTACTATGGGGGTGGATGTCCAGAGGGATCGTCTCGAGGCCGAGGTTGTCGCCTGGGGTGCGGGGGAGGAGTCTTGGAGCGTGGATTATAAGGTGCTTCAGGGAGACCCCACAGAGCCAGGGGTATGGGATGCTCTGACGACATACAGGACAAAAACGTGGACCCACGAGTCTGGGGTGGAGATGTCCATCGATGCGGTGGCTATAGACTCGGGGGACAATACTCAGGCTGTCTATGACTATGTTCGTGATCTTGGCAGGGAGAGGGTTTTCCCGGTCAAGGGTTTGGCTGGAGACAGAGCGGTTATATCCGGCCCGACAAGGCAGAGGGCTGGCAAGAGATCTCGTCCGGTTATGCTTTATCGTGTTGGTGTGGATACGGCGAAAAAAACCGTTTATGCGAGGTTGAGGCTTGAAAGCGGTGCGGGGTATTGCCACTTCCCTGTGGGCAGGGATCAGGAGTATTTCCTGCAACTCACGGCGGAGAAGCTGGTTACCAGATACAAGAAGGGGTTCCCATACCGTGTGTGGGAGAAGATCCGGGCGAGGAACGAGGCACTAGACTGCCGGGTTTACGCCTATGCGGCGATGAAGCTTTTGAACCCAGATTGGGAGGCTCTTAGACGCAGGGTGGCCCCTGTCAGACGAGACGTCGAGGACGAGGGTAATAAGCGCAGTGCGGCGAAGAGACGTCGCAGAAGCGGTGGTTTTGTGGGGAGGTGGTGATTTGATATCCATCCCTGAAAGGGTTATAGCCGGGATGCCTTTGAAGTTCTCCGTAAGGGTAGATGAAACGGTGGATCCTGGGTGGGGTATGTCCTTTTTTCTGAGGGGAGGTGGTGCTCTAGACTGTTCTGGGGTTCCCGATGGGGAGGAGTTCTTCTTTAGCTTGGATACGACAGGGCTTCCCCCTGGGACCTATTGGTACTCTCTGAGGAGTGTCTCTGGCGATAGTGTAGAGGAGCTGGCTTCTGGGGCGATAGAGGTTTGCCCGGATATAGCGTCAATGGAAACGTATGATGGGAGGTCCCACGCAAGGAGGGTCTTGGACGCCATAGAGGCGGTTTTGGAGCAGAGGGCGACCCACGATCAGCAGTCTTACTCCATCCAGACGTCCCTAGGCATGAGGCAGTTATCCAGGGTTCCGCTGGACGAGCTGTTGAGGCTTAGAAGGATTTACACTGTCGAGTGCAGGAGAGAGTCGGGAAAGCCTATCGGTAGGAGGGTCCGAGTATGGATATGAGCCTGTATCGATTTATGGCCTCTAAGGGCAGCCAGGGGCTTGCGAGGTCTCCCTCTCGTAAGCGGAGTTACGACGCCGGTGGGGCTTCTAGGTTGACGTCTACATGGACGTCTATCCCTGTCGATGCCGATGAGATAGTGCGTCGCAATCTCCGGGTGTTGGTGGCTCGATCCAGGCAACAGGTGGCCAACAACGATTATGCCAGGAGATTCCTTCAGATGGTCCAGGATAACGTGATAGGAGCTCAGGGTGTTATCCTTCAGGTTCAGGCCAAGAGGAAGAATGGAGCTCCAGATACGCCACTAAACGATGCCGTGGAGTGGGCCTTTTGGGAGTGGGGTCGACGTGGTAACTGCGATGTCACCGGCAGGCTATCCTGGCTGTCCATTCAGCGTCTGGTCGTTGCCACCGTGGCAAAGGACGGCGAAGCTGTGGCTTTGTTGAGGTATGGCGATATGGCCGGTCCCTGGGGGTTTGCTATACAGCTTGTGGATCCTCAGAGGATTCCGGTGGAGTACGACGAGGAGAGTTTGCCCAACGGGAATATAGTGCGTCACGGTATAGAGATGACGGAGTACGGTAGGCCGGTTGCCTATTATTTTCGGACCGACGACGAGAGGGCCGGTTACGTGAAGTGGACGGGACACCGTTATGTCAGGATTCCAGCGTCTCAGGTGATCCATGTTTTTGTGCCTGAGATAGTGGGACAAAAAAGAGGTTTGCCCTGGATGTCCACCGCCCTATTGCGGCTGCACATGATAGGCGGCTACGAGGATGCGGCACTGGTCAACGCCAGGGTGTCCGCCGCTAAGATGGGGTGGCTCAAACCCAGCGAAAATGCCGCTGGATACGGTGGGGACGATATGGATACCGATATAGCCATAGACGCCGAACCGGGCACTTATGAGCCAATACCCGACGGATATTCTGACGTGATATACCCGGACTATCAGTATCCTAACGGCGAGTTCGGGACGTTCGTAAAGTCCTGCCTGAGAGGGGTGGCCGCTGGGCTTAACGTGAGCTATAACACCTTGGCCAGCGATCTGGAGGGGGTGAATTATTCCTCCCTGAGACAGGGAGCCTTGGACGAGCGAGAGGTATGGAAGGGGCTTCAGGGGTGGATTATCGAGGAGTTTCATCAACGGGTTTACGAGGCCTGGCTGACTCTGGCCCTTTTGAAGGGTAACGTTGTCTTGAGGGGACGGCCTGTGTTGGCTACCGAGGAGGTGCGGCTAAAGTATACCGAGTGGCAGCCCAGGCGTTGGCCGTGGGTGGATCCTATTAAGGACATGGCGGCCAAGGAAAAGGAGATAAAGACCCTTTTGCGTTCTCCCGGGGAAATTATCCGGGAGCTTGGGAGAGACCCTGAGGATGTTTGGAGCGAGATTGCCCAGGATATTCAGGGCATGAGGGATAAGGGGATACCGGAAAACATGATCCAAAGGGTGTTCCAGGGAGGAGGTGGCAAGGTTGCCGCAAGCGCCAAAGATACAGGAGCTAGTAAGGGAGCTGAACAACAAGAAGCCGAGTCTGACGGGAAGTCTACGGTCTCTGAATGAGGATGACAGGACGGTAGAGCTGTCCTTTTCCTCCGAGGCTGAGGTGGAGCGATGGTTTGGGGTAGAGATCCTGGGACATAAGCCAGATGAAGTGCGATTGGAGCGCCTGAATGCGGGGGCTCCTTTTTTATTGGGACACGATAGGTCTCAGCAGGTGGGGGCGATCATGGAGGGGTCGGTCTCTATCGTCGATCGAAAGGGCAGATGCACCGTAAAGATATCTCGCTCTACCCAAGGCGAGGAGATTTTTCAGGATATCAAGGATGGGATAAGGCGTAATTGCTCGGTTTACTACAACGTATTCGAGGTGCAGCTTGCCGGAGAGCGTGACGGTGTACAGATGTACAGGGTTGTAGATTGGGAGCCCACGGAAGTGAGCTTAGTTAGCGTACCTGCGGACCCCACTGTAGGAGTTGGCCGCAGTGATGATGATAGGGAGGGTAATGGAATGCCTGGAAACGCTCGTGATAATGAGTCTGTAAATAACAAAACTGCTGAGAATAGCCCCGCTGCTGGAGTGCCGGAGGGGAGCCGGGCGATGCCGGAAGGCAATCCCTCTGGGATTAACGTATCTGCCGTTAGGGAAGAGGCCAGGAAGCAGGAACAGGTGAGGGTCCGCAACCTGCTTCAGCTAGGGGAGCAGTTTGGTCAAAGAGATCTAGCCGACCAGTATGTGTCTGAGGGCAGGGGCGTGGATGAGTTTAACAAGGTGCTGCTGGACAAGCTGATAGAGTCTAGATCTCAGGGAGGGACTGTGAAGGAGTCGTCGGTGGGGATGTCCGAGGGGGAGGCTAGAAGCTATTCTTTCATTCGGGCGATTCGTGCCCTGGTGAGCCCGACGGATCGATCCGCACAGGAGGAGGCGGCCTTCGAGTTTGAGTGCTCTCGTGCCGCGGCATCTAAGATGGGCAGGTCCCCGGAGGGGTTGGTGGTCCCCTACGACGTGCTTAGCAGGGGGTTGTTACAGACCGGTGGCAGTCCGGCCAGTGGAGGGTACACGGTTGATACCACCCTGATGACCAGCTCTTTCATAGAGTTGCTTCGTAAAAAGGCCATCGTTTTGCAGATGGCGACGCCTCTGTCCGGTCTCGTGGGAAACTTGGATATCCCATCTCAGGCCAGTGGAGCCAGCGGCTATTGGGTTGGTGAGGATCAGGATGTGTCGGAGGGTAGCCCTGCTTTTGATCATGTGACTATGAGCCCTAAGACCGTTGGAGCTTACAGCGAGATAACTCGCCGGCTGCTGTCTCAGTCCTCGATGGATATAGAGGCGCTTGTTAGGGCGGATTTAGCTAAAGCTCTGGCCCTGACCATAGACAAGGCGGCTATATACGGTTCTGGTACGGATAACCAGCCTAAGGGTATCGCCGTAACCACTGGGATCAATGCGGTGGCTTTCCAGGCTCAGCATCCGACCTATGCGGAGCTTGTGGATATGGAGTCGGAGATAGCGGCGGACGATGCGGATGTATCCGGTATGTGCTATGTGGCCAACGCAAGGTTCAGGGGGCACTGCAAAACGACGGAGAAGTTTGTCGGGACCAGCGGGGCGACTATCTGGGAGAAGGGCGATACCATCAACGGCTATGCCGCCCGGATCACTAACCAGATAGCTCTGGGAGACGTTCTGTTCGGTAACTTTGCGGATCTGTTGGTTGGTATGTGGGGTGGCCTTGAGCTTACCACCGATCCCTATACCCACAGCCTCAAAGGACGACTGAGAATAGTGGCCATGCAGGATGTCGACTTTGCTGTCCGACACGTAGAGAGCTTTTGCTACGGAAAGAAATCCGCATAGGAGGTGTCGTTGTGGGTAAGGTTATGCAGGTTATCGTCTCGAGTGCGGTGGTCGTCGATGGTGAGATAGTTCGTCCCGGCAGGGAGGTCTCTTTGCCTGAGGGGATCGCGATTAGCCTCTTGAAAAGGGGCAAGGTGAAGGTCCTCCCTGGAGGAGGTGTGGATGTCTCGGAAGATATTTCCGAGGATAGAGAGGCCTTAGAGGCGGAGTATAAAGAGCTTGGGGGGCGACCTCAGGATGAGTGGTCCGACGATGAGCTTATCCGTCGCATAGATGAGCGTAGAGAGAAGGTCGAGAAATGATTCCGGGAATCGTCGCTGCCGACAGGGATATCCTCCAGGCGGTGGGCGATTCCCTGTTTTTTTCTGGGATAGACTATCCCATTAAGGGACTTTTTGACTGCCCGGAGATCTACCCTCGTCCAGCGATCGGGGAAACCGAGGTTGAGGTGTCCAATCCTGTGGCTTTCTGTCTTGCCTCGGACGTGGCAGAGGTTTCGAGGGGCGATACTTGCAGGATTAGGGATATCGTTTACAGGGTTCTTGAGGTTGTCCCCGATGGTACAGGTATGGCTTCGGTGGTGATGACTCTATGATAGAGGTTTCCTTCGATAAAAAGGCTATGGCTGACATAGCGAGGGATCTGGAAGCCACGCCCAGGGAGATAAAAAGGGCCATGCATCTTGCGCTTAACGAGGTAGGACGTCAGATGAAATCTTTGGCGGCAAAAGAGGTGGCCAAGGATACGGGTGTCAAACGGTCGGCCTTGAAGCCCCGAATCCTGTCTTTTAAAAGGCAGGTGGATGGAATCGACCAGGTGAAGTTATGGACGGGGGTCTACCGAATACCTGCCCGCAAGGTCGGGGTGAAAAAAAGCTCAGTGCGTGGCAAGGTGGATATATCCCCTTATGTCCTGGCGGTTCTGAGTTCTGACGTTATCCCACTTTTCGAAAGTCGTTTTATACCTGCTTTTGAGAGGAAATTGCGATGGCTGAAGTCAAAATAACCGAGCTACACGACGCTATTTTAAAGGGAATATCGAAAGCCTTCCCCTCTCTTGTCACGGTTACGGCCTACGATCGCATAAGAGGAAAGATGGCGGTTCCGGCGGCTTTGCTGTTTCTTGCGGAGATGGAGAGGATGGACGATGTAGGGACGGAGCAACTCTGCCTGGAGTGCCGCTTTGACCTGTTTTTGGTTTTGGATGCCCTGATGGATGGGGTCGGCCAAAACGTGCGGCAGTTGGCAGGGGATCTAGCTTTGTATATCCATGGTAATCGTTTTGGACTTGAGGTGTCTCCTGCGAAGGTGGCGGGGTTGGCTCCTACGGAGTTTTTGCCAGCTATGGCTCAGCATGTGGAGTGGCAGATATCCTGGACTCATGAGATCTATTTAGGCCCCTCTTGTTGGGATGGAGAAGGGATTATTCCCACGGAGGTGCTGTATTCGATCGTGCCATTTGTGGGGCCAGATCATATTGAGGCATACAGACCACTGGAGGGCATTACTAATGCGGACTCCCCCTAGTGATTGGGTCTTGGCGGATATCAACAGCAGGCTGGCCAGGATGATGCGGATTGGCACCGTCGTCGAGTTGGACGAGGCCGCCGCAAGGGTACGAGTGACCTGCGGAGCTGGGGATGGAAAGATCACGACCGCTTGGTTGCCGTGGATCACCGCTCGGGCTGGTCCTGATCGAACCTGGTGGGCGTTAGAGCCAGGAGAACAGGTGATGGTGCTGTCTCCATCTGGCGAGATGTCTCAGGGGGTCGTGTTGGGGTCTATCTACAGAGATGCCCATCCGGCTCCCGCAGCGTCTAAGGACATCCAAAGGGTGGATTTCGACGGAGGGTCGTATATCGAACACGATAGGAAGCGAAAAAAGTTCAGACTCCATATCGAAGGGGATATGGAGATCTCCGTGACGGGGCACGTCCAGTGGACCGCCGGAGCGGAGGGGTATGACTTTGATTGACGGAAGAGGTGAGCGACGATGCCAGAGGTGACCAGGATAGGGGACAGTACCACCGGAACCTGCGATAAAGGGTTGCCCTGTTGCCCTCACGGCAGGTCTGGAACCAACGGTACTGGAAGGCCTCGTTTCAGGGCCGGAGGTAAGCTGCTTCATTGTTTGTCGGATACAGGAGCAACGAACTGCCCTCACGGTGGCACATACGAGAGCGTCCAAGGCTCGGAGAAAGTGAGAGTCGACGGTCTTCCAGTGACGTTGGTTGGACATGGGACTCTGTGTAAGAGTTGCGGGGAGGTTGGCTCCCATTCTTCTGGGTGGGGAAAGATGAGAATTGCAAAATGAAAGGTGTAGACAGAGATACCGGTAAGCGTTTAGTTGGACTCTCTCACCTCAGGCAGTCGGTGCGGGATATTCTGACTACGCCGATAGGGTCTCGTGTTATGAGGCGGGAGTATGGATCCAAGCTCTATGCGCTAGTAGATCACCCAGTATCTGATGAGACGGTGATGGAGGTTTATATGGCCACCGCCGAGGCTCTATTGCGATGGGAACCGAGACTCGACCTGACTAGGGTCCATGCCTCAGTTTCTCCGGGGAAGATAACTATTTCCCTAGAGGGGCGATATATACCGGATGGCAAAGAGATTCGCATGGAGGGGATTGAGGTGGTTTAGATGATTGATCTGTCCAGGCTCCCGGCTCCCAATATTGTTGAGGCGATAGACTATGAGGCTATCCTGGAGGAGATGCTTGCGGATTTGCGGCTCCGAGATAGCGAATTTGACGCACTGGTGGAAAGCGACCCAGCTTATAAGATCCTGGAGGTGGCTGCCTATCGAGAGGTTATTTTGCGCCAGAGGGTGAACGACGCCGCTAGGGCGGTGATGCTGGCTTATGCGAGAGGTGCGGACTTGGATCAGGTAGGTGCTGGTGTGGACGTCTTGCGCAGTGATGGGGAGTCGGACGATAGGTATCGATCCAGGGTGCAAATGTCTTGGGAGAGGTTGTCTACGGCCGGTCCTGCCAAGTCGTATCGTTATTGGGGGCTTTCGGTCGGCAAAGCGGTTAAGGATATAGGAGTATATTCTCCTGCTCCAGGATGCGTCCGAGTCGTAGTCTTAGGGGCCTATGGAGATGGAGTGCCGTCTGCCGATCTATTGGCAAAGGTGCATGAGGCGGTCTCGAGTGATGAGCGCAGACCCCTCACCGACACCGTTGAAACAGTCGCCGCTCAGGTCGTGAAGTATAACGTGACGGCCTCTCTCGAATTGTATCCGGGAGTGGCCGCCGAGCCAGTGATAGAGGAGGCTCAGGCAAAGGTTCGGGCGGTCGTCGATGATTTGCATCTGATAGACGAGGATATTATGTCGTCGAGAATAATTTCCGCTTTACATGTTGAGGGGGTCAAGTCGGTTGATCTCGTAATCCCTTCCGAGGATCTTCTGATCGATTGTTCTCAGGCGGGGTACTGTTCCGGGATATCTTTGGCCTGGAGGGTGGCTGATAGGCGATGAGTGATTTGCACTTGCTGCCTGGGAATGCAACTTCTCAGGAGAAATCTCTATCCCTTTGTATAGGCAGGAAGATCGCCGCTGAAGCTATTCGCAATATAAAATCTCCGGAACTTGCCCCTGTTGAGATTTTGCCTTATTTGGCCTGGGAACGTCACGTGGATCTCTGGCGATCAGAGTTCCCTGAAAATATAAAGCGTGGTCTAGTAGCTAAATCTGCACAATGGCACCGCTTAAAAGGGACA from Dethiosulfovibrio salsuginis includes:
- a CDS encoding tyrosine-type recombinase/integrase translates to MREVTYFTKDEIRRIPKILRSRDRSEEVSLRDCALFMVGINSALRAGDLLGLKVGDILAGSAKRIQIRKEIILVEGKTKKERWIYLPDSAREAVKAYLKVRKDRRGLLPEQPLWMSTRGKEPKAISYVQVYRTLRWAARRAGADLRLRHIGCHSMRKTYGHWLYYKTEGEPFTLAELMFMYGHSSEQITLRYLGITARELREKARNSVIE
- a CDS encoding DNA-binding protein: MSYQAKRDLLDQLISAKDVARLLGVTESWVHKLVKKGYISKTDTGRFSLGASVGGYIQYIKTGESSNLSPQDMMKEKFRLTKAQADKAEMEVQELEKELVRVDEVRRACSDMVSTFRTKALGLPSKVAPKVLGMASVAEVQACLKREVNEVLQELSEYEP
- a CDS encoding phage major capsid protein, whose translation is MPQAPKIQELVRELNNKKPSLTGSLRSLNEDDRTVELSFSSEAEVERWFGVEILGHKPDEVRLERLNAGAPFLLGHDRSQQVGAIMEGSVSIVDRKGRCTVKISRSTQGEEIFQDIKDGIRRNCSVYYNVFEVQLAGERDGVQMYRVVDWEPTEVSLVSVPADPTVGVGRSDDDREGNGMPGNARDNESVNNKTAENSPAAGVPEGSRAMPEGNPSGINVSAVREEARKQEQVRVRNLLQLGEQFGQRDLADQYVSEGRGVDEFNKVLLDKLIESRSQGGTVKESSVGMSEGEARSYSFIRAIRALVSPTDRSAQEEAAFEFECSRAAASKMGRSPEGLVVPYDVLSRGLLQTGGSPASGGYTVDTTLMTSSFIELLRKKAIVLQMATPLSGLVGNLDIPSQASGASGYWVGEDQDVSEGSPAFDHVTMSPKTVGAYSEITRRLLSQSSMDIEALVRADLAKALALTIDKAAIYGSGTDNQPKGIAVTTGINAVAFQAQHPTYAELVDMESEIAADDADVSGMCYVANARFRGHCKTTEKFVGTSGATIWEKGDTINGYAARITNQIALGDVLFGNFADLLVGMWGGLELTTDPYTHSLKGRLRIVAMQDVDFAVRHVESFCYGKKSA
- a CDS encoding phage baseplate assembly protein V; this encodes MRTPPSDWVLADINSRLARMMRIGTVVELDEAAARVRVTCGAGDGKITTAWLPWITARAGPDRTWWALEPGEQVMVLSPSGEMSQGVVLGSIYRDAHPAPAASKDIQRVDFDGGSYIEHDRKRKKFRLHIEGDMEISVTGHVQWTAGAEGYDFD
- a CDS encoding phage portal protein, translated to MDMSLYRFMASKGSQGLARSPSRKRSYDAGGASRLTSTWTSIPVDADEIVRRNLRVLVARSRQQVANNDYARRFLQMVQDNVIGAQGVILQVQAKRKNGAPDTPLNDAVEWAFWEWGRRGNCDVTGRLSWLSIQRLVVATVAKDGEAVALLRYGDMAGPWGFAIQLVDPQRIPVEYDEESLPNGNIVRHGIEMTEYGRPVAYYFRTDDERAGYVKWTGHRYVRIPASQVIHVFVPEIVGQKRGLPWMSTALLRLHMIGGYEDAALVNARVSAAKMGWLKPSENAAGYGGDDMDTDIAIDAEPGTYEPIPDGYSDVIYPDYQYPNGEFGTFVKSCLRGVAAGLNVSYNTLASDLEGVNYSSLRQGALDEREVWKGLQGWIIEEFHQRVYEAWLTLALLKGNVVLRGRPVLATEEVRLKYTEWQPRRWPWVDPIKDMAAKEKEIKTLLRSPGEIIRELGRDPEDVWSEIAQDIQGMRDKGIPENMIQRVFQGGGGKVAASAKDTGASKGAEQQEAESDGKSTVSE
- a CDS encoding head-tail joining protein; protein product: MIPGIVAADRDILQAVGDSLFFSGIDYPIKGLFDCPEIYPRPAIGETEVEVSNPVAFCLASDVAEVSRGDTCRIRDIVYRVLEVVPDGTGMASVVMTL
- a CDS encoding phage terminase large subunit family protein produces the protein MSLSVVADLICDVAKSVAPPPELTVSQWADKYRRLSREASAEPGQWSTDRAPYQREIMDALSDPLVEGVIVICGSQSGKTEIVLNTLGYHIHYDPAPILILQPTQKPMAEDFSKDRVAPMVRDTPVLRGKVRSPRSKDSNNTILHKAFDGGHLTIAGANSASSLASRPIRILLADEIDRYPLAVGGEGDPLTLAEQRTTNFWNRKKLFVSTPTVKGISRIEARYALSSRERWCVPCPVCGDLQPLSWKQVRFPDEEWLYPTHECRSCHVRSSEQAWKSMMSKGEWVADNPEAKERGFHLNQLSSPWRSWTEIIDQFKRAKAALDAGDVEPMKVFINTVLAETWEERGEVIEPDRFMERCEFYSAEVPEGGVLLTMGVDVQRDRLEAEVVAWGAGEESWSVDYKVLQGDPTEPGVWDALTTYRTKTWTHESGVEMSIDAVAIDSGDNTQAVYDYVRDLGRERVFPVKGLAGDRAVISGPTRQRAGKRSRPVMLYRVGVDTAKKTVYARLRLESGAGYCHFPVGRDQEYFLQLTAEKLVTRYKKGFPYRVWEKIRARNEALDCRVYAYAAMKLLNPDWEALRRRVAPVRRDVEDEGNKRSAAKRRRRSGGFVGRW
- a CDS encoding GPW/gp25 family protein, with the protein product MKGVDRDTGKRLVGLSHLRQSVRDILTTPIGSRVMRREYGSKLYALVDHPVSDETVMEVYMATAEALLRWEPRLDLTRVHASVSPGKITISLEGRYIPDGKEIRMEGIEVV
- a CDS encoding baseplate assembly protein, with the translated sequence MIDLSRLPAPNIVEAIDYEAILEEMLADLRLRDSEFDALVESDPAYKILEVAAYREVILRQRVNDAARAVMLAYARGADLDQVGAGVDVLRSDGESDDRYRSRVQMSWERLSTAGPAKSYRYWGLSVGKAVKDIGVYSPAPGCVRVVVLGAYGDGVPSADLLAKVHEAVSSDERRPLTDTVETVAAQVVKYNVTASLELYPGVAAEPVIEEAQAKVRAVVDDLHLIDEDIMSSRIISALHVEGVKSVDLVIPSEDLLIDCSQAGYCSGISLAWRVADRR